The Veillonellales bacterium genome includes a region encoding these proteins:
- a CDS encoding aliphatic sulfonate ABC transporter substrate-binding protein has translation MKKFLLFGMAIMIILSALLVGGCAGKQESAVKTNVNNGQAKIVRIGTVPLPFYSHMWVAYKKGFLAEELNKAGFQLIWKPINLGPVVSESFAAGELDMGVMGDLPAFVGRSSGIQYTIVSASDIAKAHALLVNPKSGIRGIADLKDKKVATTKNTSGYELLSVFLEKEGMTFDDIHFVNMSMADLGQALIKGDIDAGVVWEPSVTRLESGMKLVVDGEICANYAVLLAGDEFLKDNPAAIEAVNKAYGRGYEYLKENPDECLKMLAIVFKISEAELKPMIEKYEPVPFNDKVLADLNDQEAFLSKAKIMKGAVDTKTFIHR, from the coding sequence ATGAAAAAATTTTTGCTGTTTGGTATGGCAATCATGATAATCTTATCTGCGCTTTTGGTAGGTGGATGTGCAGGTAAACAGGAAAGCGCTGTTAAAACTAACGTCAATAATGGACAAGCAAAAATTGTACGCATTGGGACAGTACCTTTACCTTTTTACTCACACATGTGGGTAGCATATAAAAAAGGATTTCTGGCCGAAGAACTGAATAAGGCTGGATTTCAATTAATCTGGAAACCGATTAATTTAGGACCGGTAGTCAGTGAATCCTTTGCTGCAGGAGAACTTGATATGGGAGTAATGGGTGATTTGCCGGCCTTTGTCGGACGGTCTTCTGGCATACAATATACCATCGTATCCGCTTCTGATATCGCCAAAGCCCATGCCCTCTTGGTTAATCCGAAATCTGGCATTCGCGGCATCGCCGACTTAAAAGACAAAAAAGTGGCAACTACCAAGAACACCTCCGGATATGAGCTTCTGAGTGTGTTTTTAGAAAAAGAAGGAATGACCTTCGACGATATCCATTTTGTCAACATGTCCATGGCGGATTTGGGACAGGCGCTTATTAAAGGGGATATCGATGCCGGAGTTGTCTGGGAGCCGTCGGTAACCCGTTTGGAGAGCGGGATGAAGCTGGTCGTTGATGGAGAGATTTGTGCCAACTATGCAGTTTTGCTTGCAGGAGATGAATTTTTGAAAGATAATCCTGCGGCGATTGAAGCTGTAAATAAGGCGTATGGACGTGGGTATGAATATTTGAAAGAAAACCCGGATGAATGTTTAAAAATGTTGGCAATTGTATTTAAAATTTCTGAAGCTGAATTGAAACCGATGATCGAAAAATATGAGCCGGTGCCGTTTAACGATAAAGTTCTTGCGGACCTAAACGATCAGGAAGCGTTTTTAAGTAAAGCAAAAATCATGAAAGGCGCTGTGGATACGAAGACATTTATTCATCGTTGA
- a CDS encoding ABC transporter permease, which produces MGDKRSSHKFCIPANDSRQGLFLPVLLLLLWQMVSSSGAVNPLLFPSPVSIFKTGAELIADGELPAHLQVSILRVGEGFMIAAALALLLGTAMGLAARIFSLLNLTLQLLRPIPPIAWIPLAILWFGIEESSKVFIIALGSFFPILTNVLSGVRQTETKYVELARVLQIPQKKFIMKVLLQGAVPYVVTGLRTGLGYGWMCVVAAELSAGMQGIGYMLIDARATLQTDKVIVGMLAIGIIGKLMDSFLLVLEGKLLKGKEFFTGNDR; this is translated from the coding sequence ATGGGAGATAAAAGAAGCAGCCATAAATTTTGCATCCCGGCCAACGACAGTAGACAAGGCTTGTTTCTGCCGGTTTTGCTCCTGCTTTTGTGGCAGATGGTTTCTTCTTCCGGAGCAGTGAATCCCTTGCTGTTTCCCTCTCCGGTCAGCATTTTTAAAACCGGGGCCGAACTCATTGCCGACGGTGAACTGCCGGCGCATCTGCAGGTTAGCATACTTCGAGTTGGCGAGGGCTTTATGATCGCAGCTGCATTGGCATTGCTGCTGGGCACGGCCATGGGGCTGGCCGCAAGAATTTTCTCGCTGCTCAATCTGACACTTCAATTGCTGCGTCCTATACCGCCGATCGCCTGGATTCCACTGGCCATTCTCTGGTTTGGCATCGAAGAAAGTTCAAAGGTATTTATCATTGCATTAGGCTCTTTCTTCCCGATTTTAACCAATGTCCTGAGCGGAGTACGCCAGACTGAAACAAAATATGTCGAACTGGCCCGGGTACTTCAAATACCGCAGAAAAAATTTATCATGAAAGTCCTCCTGCAAGGCGCGGTGCCCTATGTTGTCACCGGACTGCGTACCGGCCTCGGCTATGGGTGGATGTGCGTCGTTGCTGCGGAGTTATCAGCAGGAATGCAGGGTATCGGGTATATGCTGATCGACGCCAGAGCGACGTTGCAAACCGACAAGGTGATTGTCGGCATGCTGGCCATCGGAATCATTGGCAAGCTGATGGATAGTTTCCTGCTTGTGCTCGAAGGAAAACTCCTCAAGGGAAAGGAGTTTTTTACAGGCAATGATCGGTAG